The Streptomyces sp. NBC_01298 genome contains the following window.
GCCCAAGGATTGTTGTCCGCCCCGAACCGGTCTTCCCGCTGTGCGCCGTGGTCGGCCGGAGGGGCCGACTGCGGCGCCAAGTCACATTGTGGGTGAGGCTGAGCGCTCTCGTTGGCCCTTCAACGGAAGATCCGAGGCCGCGACGCGGTCTGGTGTCTGTTGCCTTCCCTTGAAGTCACCAACGGAGAGGACAGCTCGCCGCAAGGCATGCGGCAGGATGCGGACGTGACCCTCTCATCGCGTTTCACCCTGCCGGGCCAGATCTGGGCCGTGGCCACGGCGGACCCCTCCGGGCCGCTGACGGTGACCGGCTACGGGGCGCATCCCCTGGCGACCGTCATCACGAGGGTCGACCTCTCGGGCAAGGTGGCGTGGCAGCGGACGTACCCGGGGACAGGCAGGCCGCGATCGCGTATGTCCACGGACGGGACCCTGTGGGTCGCTTACCCGGATCGTGCGGGCCGGCTTCTGCAAGGTGTACTGCCGGACGGATCCACCGGCCCCACCGCCCACCCGGAGTGCCGCCCTGACGAGGAGGTCGGGGCGTTTGTCCTCCTCGACGATGGGTTCGTCATCTCTTGGGTCAGTGCCTCCCGCCTGGTCCGTGGGGAACGAAGCCGGCCCACGTCTGTACCGGAGCCTCGCGTGGCCCGGTACACACGCGAGGGCGAGTGCCTCTGGTCTGCGCCGATCGTGCTCGGTGCGGTGTCGTTCCCGGGTGTGGTGGAGATGGGAGACCGGACCGGATGGGAGATCCGGCCGCGTAGACCTTGGGTCCCGGAGGAGATCGGCGTAGACCACTGGGAGCCACTGCTCGTCTCGGCCGACCGTCTCGCGGCCAGCTTCACCGACACACGGGGCGGCATCGGGCGGACGTTCTTCCTCGACTTGGACAGCGGCGAGACCCTGTCGGCCACCACTCCCGCTCCTGCAGGCCGAAAGGCGATAGCCGGCCCTGGCCAGTTCCTGATCGGGTCCCAGGGCTACGGCGCGTTCACGACCGGCCTCTTCGGCGGCGACGGCGCCGAGACCGCGCGCTGGGCGACCCACGGGGCCATGCTCGTCGACAAGAACGGCAGCGTCAGCGGCCCCGAGCTTGAGAACTGCCTGCCGTCGCAATCACGCTTCCGGCGGCTCGCACCGGACAACAGCCTCGTGGACGGGCCGGCACTGACCGGCTACTACACGTCCGACCCCGCGATGGACCGCGAAGGAACCGTCGTGTTCTGGCGCGACGGCAAGCTGCTCGCCGTGGACAGCGACCTCACCGGACACGAGCTGTTCGCCATGGACGACAGCCGAGCAGTCATCGGGCGTGCGCTACTGCTGAGCGAAGGCAGCGTCGCCGTCTCCCTGGACGACGAAGTCCTGGTCTTCCGAACACCACTGGGCCCCCTGGCCGAGGGCCCCTGGCCGTGCGGGGAAGCGAACCTCCGGGGCAATCCTCTGCTGAGCTGAAACCGCCGGCTGTGCGACGGCGGAATCTGGCCAACTGTGCACGAGCGAAAAGAAGATGCCGGCTTCGGGACCGCGCCCTGAACCGCCTGCCCTGCTCGGTGCACACCGCCCCGGATCCTGAGCGTCCCGACCTGGGCGTTAGCCTCGGCGGATGATTCCTGAGCCGCCGCCGAAGGTCATCACGCGTCTCCGCGACGGGCGGATCCACGCCTACGTCGTGGGCGCCGGCGGCTACGGCACGCTGGAGCCCGCAGCGGTTTTCCCGCTGGGGGCCGGCGACGAGGTCGTGGCGTCGGTGGTCACGCAGGATCTGGAGCGGGTCGTGTACACGACGCTGAACCGCGTCGTCTGCGTCACGCGTGCCGGCGAGCTCATGTGGGCCTCGGACTTCGAGCCGCACTCCGACGTGCGCCATGGCCACCGGCCCGGCTGTGGGCTGTCTCTGGACGGCCGGACGGTGTGGGTCTACCGCCCGGACGCGATGGCGGGACGCGGGGGCGGGGACCAGTGGGTCGTGCACGATGCCGGTACCGGTGCGGTTCTCGCCCGCCAAGAGCTGGAGACGGTCGGGCACGGCGCCGGCCACCACGTGCATCCGGTGGACGGCAGCGTCTACCTCGACATCGGTGAGGGCCAGGACGGCTCCGTCATTCTCCGGGGCACGGTGGGGGCGGACGGTGAGCCGGAGTTCGTGACGTACCCGTGGCCGGACCGCTGCCTGATCGACCTGGCCCCGTCCGGGCAGCAGTTCATGACCGTAGACCACGGGCAGGCGGACGTCGCCTTCCACGACCACCCCAGCGGGGACGTGGTCTTCGCCCTCCGCGTCGAGGCCTTCGGGTATGACCCGGAGGAGGCCTTCGTGGAATGGAGCGGCGGCTACCTGACCGAGGACACGGCCATCGTCACCCTGGGAGGTGAGAGCGAGGACGAGGAAGAGTGGTACCGCTACCACCTGGTCGACGTACGCACGGGCAAGCCCAGCGGCGAATTCACCGTCCAGGCGAGCAACCCGTACGAGCTGGTGCCCCTGGGCGACGGTTCCTGGCTCACCGGCGGCCCCGGCGACGACCCCGTCCGTTGGTCCAGCGCTCCTGAGCCGTCCGCACCGCCGCACCCGGCCGCACCGACCTCCCCCTGCGAAGGGCAGCAACCGTGACGGCAGAGCACCGGGGACCGCTGACCCCGCAGGCGTCTGAAGGCTTGAGCCGACGAGCTCGGGATTTCGTTGAGGTGCACGGCCTGCGTGTTCCCCACCGGGACCTCACGCCCTTGCGGGAAACATGGCTTGAACACGGGATTCCCGCTGCGGAGATCGACCGGTCCGTGGCCTTCCAGGGCCTCGCCGACACCTGGTGGCGCGGCAAGGACTCGCTCATCGCCGTCTACCGAGGGGAAGCCGCAGGCTTCGACGCCCCCCACTGCCTCAGGGCCCGCATCTACGGCGGGCTCGACGCATGGGCCCTGGGCGGCACCTGACTCCGCGGGCCAACCTCTTCGGTCCCGCCAGCTCAGCGCGCTACTTGGCGGCATAGGCCAACTACGCCGCCAAGCTGGTTCTTTAAGGTCTGGCCTCATGTGTCCCGTTCCACGCGGTCAGCTGGAAGAGCCGCGCGGTGTGCATGTAGGGCGGACGTGCACTGGCGGCGAGCTCCAGCTGCTCAAGGTCGGCGTAGAACGCCGGATCGTACTTTCGCGCGTCGTCGGTGATGTAGTCACAGAAGCTGCGGATGCCGTAATGCCGTACGTCGAGACAGCCGAGGCTTTGCAGGAGCGGGATGATCTCCTCGGCCGTATGGAGCGTCAACGTTGAATCGAACATCTGGGTCCGGAGGCGATCGGTGCCGAGCGCGGCCAGCGCGGCGGCCGGGTCCATCTCGCGAACGGCGACGTTCAGGGCCGCCGAGTGCCGGTTGATCGCCATCACCGAGAACAGCCCGCCGCGCTTCAGCGGCGCGAGAACCGTGGCGAGCGTGCCCGGGACGTCGTCCACGTACTGAAGGAGGTTGTGGCACAGGACCACGTCGAATTCCCCGTCGGCGAGGTCGGCGGGCAGAGCGGTCACGTCGGCCCGCACGCAGGTGATCAGCTCCGTCAGGCCGGCCGCCGAGGCCCGCTCGGTCGCCGCTGCGAGCATGGCGGGCGCATAGTCGACGATGGTGACGTGGTGTCCGCGGCTGGCGAGGCGCATGGCGTCGCCGCCGTCGCCGCCGGCCACGTCCAGTATGCGCAACGGCCCGCCACCGAGGCCGTCGAGATGACGGGCCAGGTTCGCCTCGGCGATTGCGTACCGCAGGCGGCCCCAGGGGGCGTCCTGCCATTCCTGCCAGGTGGTCATCGCGGTGTTGAACTTCTCGGGTACTTCAGGCATCTGGTGACGATAGCTCGAACAATGTCCCGAACGGGTTCACTCGCAGGGGAGTTCGGCAGGCGGGGGCGGCGGTCTTGGCGCGATCCTGCGTGCTGTCCAGGGCGCGTTGCACCTTGTCGAGATGACGGCTTGTCCTGGCCGTGGATGTGAGTAACTGGCTGCGGCCCGACGCCGAGTGCTGCGCGGACAGGTTGTTCTGCCATACCTTCGGACGCGGCCGGGACCGGCACCTGACGATCCCCGGGTGGCCGTACTCGTTCGGCGCCGTCCTCGAAGCGGGACGCACGTCGTGGTGCCAGTTGCTGGACGCGGTCCGGCTCGGGCCCGAGGACAACGTCGCCGAGGTCACCGCCGCCCAGGTCCGACGCGTGGTCGAGGACCTCCCCGAACGGAAGCTCCGGTGTCGATGAGGCGGTCGGCCCGTCCTACACGAGTGACGGTTCGTGGGCCTGGGTTGCGGAGATGACCCCGGCCAGGGAGCTGCGGGTCTCCGATAGCGCGGCGATCCGGTCGTCCAGACCCTGCAGGTGTTCTTGGAGGGTCTCCAGCTTGCATGCGGCGACGGTGCCGTCTTGGCGAATGCACGGCTGCAGGTCGCGGATGACCCGGGTCGGCAGGCCGGCATCCAGCAGCGCGCGAATACGCCGGACCACGGCGGGGGCGCTTTCGTCATAGCGGCGGTGGCCGCTGTCGAGGCGGTCGGAGCCCAACAGGCCCTGCTCCTCGTAGTAGCGCAGCAGTCGGACGGAGGTGCCCGTGGCGGTGGCGAGTTCGCCGATCTTCATGTGGTGCTCCTCACAACTCCTTGAACCTCACATGGATGTGAGATCTTAGCGTGAGGGCCATGACGAACACAGATCGCCCCATAGCCCTCTACGGTTTCCTCCGCCCCCGGCCGGAGCATGCGGACGAGGTCCGGAACATCCTCTCCTCCTTCGTGGAACCCACCCGGCAAGAGCCCGGCAACCTGCAGTACCACCTCCACGAGCAGGAGGACGGCCGCTTCTTCCTGTACGAGGTGTGGCACTCCCAGGAAGACCTGGACCGCCACAACGAGACGCCCCCACTGCGTGCCTTCCTGGAAAACCTGTCGACCTTCCTGGAGGCAGCCCCAGAGGGCTACTTCGACACCATGCTGAGCCCGTATCCCGAGCCTGAACCGGCTGCTCGCACCTGAGGGGGATTCCCACGACAGCCCCTGTGCCTCATGAGCGTGGCCATTCCTGCCTCGGGGACCATCGGAACAGAGGTTGGCGTCAGGGCCGCCGTCGTCATCACCGCGAAGTCCACCGGGCGCAAGGCCTTCGGTCGTCTCGCCACCGCAGCCGTCCTCTCACTTGACCTCTTGCGCGTCAGTCCGGCAGCCAGTGCAGCTCGTGCGCCAGGGTTTTGGCGACGGCACGGAGGCGGCGGTGCAGCGGCGACTGCTCGCGCGGGAGGACCAGGTGGATCGTCATGCCGGGCGCGCCCCGCAGCGGTCGCCAGGTGAGGCCGGCCGGTTGTACCGTGATCGCGGTTTCTCCGGCCGGGGCGAGGGTGACCCCGTCGCGCAGGTCGCGCTGAGACAGGTCTAAAGAGACTGCGGGCGTGTGGAATCGGGGCTGTGGCCGGATGTCGCGGAACACCGAGGCCAGCTGATCGTGGATCACGGGGTTGGCCGCACGGTCCGGGAGTCGCAGCGGGTACGCGGCCGCGTCGGCGATCTCGATCTCCGGGTGTTCGGCCAGCGGATGGTGCTGCGCCAGTTGGACCCCGACGCGCATACGCCGCAGCAGGTACCGGCGCACGCCACGGCCCGGCTGTTCGCCGCGGGTGATCCCGGCGTCGATGCGGCCGTCGGCGACCGCGGGGGAGATGTCCGGTGTCGCCATCGGGACCGCGCCGACCTCGAGTCCGCTGTTGCCGCGAATCAGCCTGTCCACCAGCGCCGGTGCCGTCTCGGCCCCGGCGCTGAGGCTGTATCCGATGCGCAGCGTGCCCAGTTCACCGGCCGCCGCGCGCCGGGCGGTGTCCCATGCCCGGTCCAGCGCCGCCAGCGCAGGCGGCGCGGACTCCGCCAAAGCCGCACCGGCCGTGGTCAATACGACGCTACGCGTGCTGCGGACCAGCAGGGCCGTACCGAGTTCCGCTTCCAATCGGCGCATCCGGGCGCTGAGTGCGGGCTGTGCGATACCGATCCGGGCGGCCGCGCAGGTGAAGTTCAACTCCTTCGCCAGCACCAGGAAGTACCGCAGGCTCACCGTATCCGGCGCCACGTGACCTCCCTGCCGATTGATAACGATCCGTTCTGAGCCTATCCCGAACCGGTCTTTCCCTGGACCGCACATCAAGCCCTAACCTGCGCATATGGCGATTCCATGGACCGCAGTACGCGGCGCCGGGATCGATCGATACGAGTGTCAATTCGAAGTCGGACGTGTCCGGCCCAACACAGGAGGTTTCCATGGCCAAGGGCTACTGGGTCAGTGTCTACCCCGCCATCTCCGACCCTGAGGGGCTGACTGCCTACGACAAGCTGGCCGGTCCGGCTGTCCAGGCCGGGGGCGGGCGCGTCATCTCCCGGATCCCGTCCCATGGCGGTCGAGTCGTCGCCCACGAGGCCGGAATCACGGAACGCGTCGTTCTGATCGAGTTCGACAGCTTTGAACAGGCCGTCGCGGCATACGAGAGCGAGGCCTACCAGAAGGCACTGGTGGCTCTCCCCGACGGCGTCGAGCGCGACTTCCGCATCATCGAAGGCATGGACTGACAGGCGGCGGCCAAGTCGTCGCTGAGCATCCGTCACCTGCACGCGCACACGGTGCCGAACGACGACTCCCGAAACGAGGGTTGGCGCTGAAGTGGGTGAACCACAGATTGCGGTCCGCACCGGCGGCGATCTTCACCGGAGTGGAATTCCCGGCCGGCACGTCATCCTCCGTGGCCACCCCGGCAGGGGTGACCCTCCGGATCTGGCCGCCCAGTGGCTGGGTGAACCAGACGTTACCGCCCGGGCCCGCGGCGATGCCCTGAGCCCGGCCGGGCGGCACGCTGTGCATGGTCACCACTGCGGATGCCGGGATCGCGCCCACCCCGTGCCTGCAGCAGAGCGCTCAGCGGGCCGCCCTGCACAGGGTTCGCGCGAGCCCAGCCCGGCCCATGAACCCGCCATCCCCTCGACGTCCGCTGACACCCCTCAGTGCGACGACGGGAGCGTTCCGAAGCCGGTGTACTTCGACGGCTCCTCCGTCACGGGACACGATGCCGCGCACTGGAGCGTCTACGACGGTGGCACCTGGCCGCGCCCCGCACAACTGAGCCCGGACCCGCCCAGCCCATCGCGTCCCCCGTCTCTCCTGCCGCACCGCGGCCGCAGTCTCGGGTATCTGTCGGGTCATCACATATGGCAGCTCATTGGGATGAACGTGCTGCGCAGAAACCGTTGGCCAACTCTTGAGTGCTGCTACCAATTAGCTTGCGTTCAGAACGGAGTTGGCAATCCATCTCGAGTTCGGGCGTGAATCCCACTTCTCAATCAAGAACGGTTACGCCCCCATGGCAATCGCCCTCCGCAAGACGCTCGCCCTCACGACGCTGGCTCTGACGGCTTCCTTCCTGCCGGCCGCCGGGGCGCAGGCCGCGGCACCCGCCGCCCCGGCCCTGCGTGCTCCCGCGCTCTACTGCCTCGCGAATGCCTGGAACACCCCGAACATCTCCACGAAGCCGTGTGACCCGAAGGACCAGGGCCAGCACTGGACCCTCGCGGGCCACCAGATCTATCTGACCAACGCACCGGCCTACTGCCTCGCCAACACCTGGAACGCCTCGGATGTCTCGGTGAAGCCGTGTGACCCGAAGGACCAGGGGCAGTACTGGAATGTCTCGGGCCAGCAGATCGCCCTGAACTTCGCGCCGGCCTATTGCTTCGCCAATGCGTGGGGCACCCCGAACGTCTCGACCAAGCCGTGCGACGTGAAGGACCAGGGGCAGCGCTGGGTGATCTTCAAGGACCAGATCAGCCTTGCCGCCGCCTGACCCCCACCGCGCCAACGGCCCTCCCCGGCCAGTTCGCGCAAGCCGACTGGATCGACGGTCCTGGCTGTCAGGGGCCTCCGGAAGCCCTGACAGCTCGCGATCCGCTCCGCCTGGGGTGGGCCAGCGACGTCTTCCGGGCCTTCAGCTTGTCGTTTAACCCGCATGCCACGGCCTGACCTGCTGTCCGTTGGGGACGAATGCGGCCACGTAGTCCTCGAATCCTTCATGCAGGCCCCATTCCTCGCGGGCCATGGCGGCTTCGTGTCTGGCTCGGGAGTCCTGGCGCCCCTTGGCGTAGACGTGGACGGTGTAGATCGTCGCCGGGTCGAGCTGCAAGGCTGGGGCATACCCCTGCCCACCGGTAAGCCAGCCCGCAGCTGGTGCGGCAGGGCCGGTGGTGGGGCCGGACATGCTCATCCGCCCGCCGGAAATCGGCAGGTAGGGCCACTTGCCGAGTAGCTGCCATTGTTCCGACTGTTCGACAGGCTCGGCCTCGGTGAGCATGAGCGTCACCCAGGCGTCGTGGGCTTTGACGCGGCTGACGATAGTGAGTTGGCCGGGGGTGACGATCACGGGCTCGTCCGTGCGGAAGTCAGGAGTCTGGTCGAGACCCTCCAACGCGGTCTCGATGTCCTCGCTGATGTAAAAGTGCGAGTACTCGATGCTGATAACGCCGGTGACTATGTCCATCTCTGGACCGTACGTCGTCATCGCATTGGAACGAGCTGAGCTTGCCTAAGCCGTGATGCGTCTGGGTTTGGTCCCCTGCTTGTGGTGGCTGGGGCGTGAGTACGGTTCGCCGGTTTTGAGGACACGTCCGACGTCGTGAACGACGGCCCGGGTACGGTTCGTTGATCCGAGTGGGCGCCCGGGGCCGGGCCTGGCGGGTTTTGGTGCACCGGCTGGTGGAGGGCACTTCGCACGGAGGTTCCTGAACCCGCGCCGGACCCGAGCGGGAGTGAGCCTGTTCGGTGCGGCGGGTCTCTCCCAGGGCCGCCGCAGGTCGGCAGTGAGAGGTCGGGCGAGCCGAAGTTGGGCGTGGACGGCGAAGATCAGCCAGATCCAGCGATCCGCTGCCTCGGGGAGACGGAGTTTCGGACGGGTCCAGCCGAGCGTCTGCTTGAGAAGGCGGAAGGTGTGCTCCAAGTCGAAGCGGCGAAGGAAAGCGTGTCAGAGCCGGTCGGCATCCACCGGGCTCGCGCCAGTGCCGGACCACCACAGCCAGACCGGCTTGGGCTCGCCGCCCGTGGGTGGCCGATCGACCTTGAGGCGGATCACGGTGCCCTCAATGATCGGCAGATCGGCTCCGTGGCTGAGCCGGGCCGCGCGGCGGGTCAGTCTCGGGTGGAGCCGGTCGAACGCGGTGGCCACCGCTGTGCCGTACCGCTCGGTGACCGTGGCTGTCCGGACGTCCGGCTCGCCCCAGGTGTCAGGCTGTCCGAAGACGAACTCGCCGCCATGCCTGGGCGGCCGGCCGGCCTTGGAGTCGTAGACCCTCGGCGGGGTCGGACGACGCATGACCCTGTCCGACCTCAGCCTGCCCAGCAGTTCCAAGGCAGATCCTCCAGCAGGAACGACAGCCGTTGGACGTCGTAACCCGCGTCCAGTACGAGGAGGATGTCGAGGTCACGCGGCTTCCACTGCCCAGCTGTCACCAGACGCTCGACGACGTCGCGGACCTGGTTGGCGGTGACGGCCGCGACATCTGCACCCGGTTCCAGGCGGACCGCGTCTGGCAGCGCGGTCCAGGATGTGCGTCCTACCTCCAGCGCCGCGACGATCGAGTACGGCCAGCCCGGGATCATCCGGTGCTCGCTCTTCCCGCGGCCGTAGGTATGGCAGAACGAGCGGTCTGGTGAAGTATTCGCGTCCGGCCGCAGCCACGGGCTGACATCCGCGGCCAGGACCAGCCGCCCATCCGTGGCCCTCGGCAGTGGCAGGCCAACCAGTGTCCTGCGAAGGCGGTCGATGTCGATCCGGCCCCGATTGAGCCCGGCATAGAGGGCGCCGCGGCCACGGCGGTGTTCGGGTGCGAGCGCGAGATCGACCAGAGTCCGCACCGGCCCATCGGCGCACGGGACCGCATCCGTGAGCTCGAACAGTTCGTCGCCGCGAGTGGTCAGACATAGGGAGAAGTCGGCCCGGAAGCCTGACAGTTCTGCGAACGCATCCCGCTTGGGCACCTGGAGGAGTGGACTCATGTCCACGGCCTTCGTGCTGGTCACATGCCTGATTCGATACGGCAAACGATCGCAGCTCACCCTTCTGGCTGACACTCGTCCCGGCGCAGCTCACCGTCCGGATCCGACGATGGAGACACGCTCCCCGGAGCTGATCCTCCCGAGCCTGATGCTTTCCCACGCCCCGGCGGCAGGCGGCAGGTGGCCGCCGGACGGTGGGCGGCGGACGGCGGGCCCTTGGCCGGTCCTCGCGATGGCGGCCCATCGGAGCGCCGAACCATGGGACATGGCGGGGCGAATCGTATGGTTGCGCGGTCGGGGGGACGACCGAACCGCCGGCCCTGGGAGTGGCATGACCGAGCCCGATTCCGACCGCGTGCGCGTTTCCGCGGGGCGGGTGCTGCGCAACCCGCATATCTGGAAGTTCCCCACGATCCTGGTCTCCCTGGTGATCGTGGGCCTCTCGCTCCTCTACATGGGAGGCATCGCCAACCCCAACGGGCACCTGCGCGACGTGCCCATCGGCCTGGTCAACGCCGACCGCGGCGTGGACGTGGCGGGCAAGCACCAGAACCTGGGCGCCTCGATCACCGAAGGCATCGCGGACCCGCGCGCCGCCGTACCGCAGGCGTCGTGGCGGCTGCTGGACGCGGACACCGCGCGCGAGCAGATGGAGTCCGGCAAGCTCTACGGAACCCTCGTGGTCCCCGACGGCTTCACCGCCGCCGTTCTCGGCCTCCGTACCGCCTCCGGGAGCGATCCGGCCCGGCCGACCCTGGTGGTCCTGACCAATCCCGGCGTGGGCAGCCTGGCCTCCAGCTTCGCCTCGACCATCGCCCAGGGAGCCGCCCACGGTGCCTCCGCCCAGGTGGGCAAGGACCTCACGGCGGCTGCCGCGGCCGAGCCGAGAGGGTCAGCGACCGCGGCCGAGCAGTTGCTGCTGTCGGACCCGCTGCACGTCGAGGTCAGGCCGGGCCATCCGCTCGGCGCGCACAGCGGGCTGGGCCTGACGGCCTTCTACTACTCGCTGCTGCTGGTCATGGCGGGTTTCCTGGGCGGCAACATCATCAGCAACGGTGTGGACGTGGCCCTCGGCTACGCGGACGGCGAGATCGGCCCCTGGCACAGCCGCCGGCCGACCGTGCCCATCGACCGCCGGCGCACCCTGCTGGTGAAGTCCGCGATGTCCGTGGCGCTGGCCGCCGTGACCTCCACCCTGATCATGCTCACCTGCGTCACCGTGATCGGCATGGACGCCTCGCACCTGTGGCTGCTGTGGGTGTTCTCCTTCGCCACCAGCGCCACGGTGGGCCTCGGGGTCCAGGCGATCAACGCCACCTTCGGGAGCATCGGGCAACTCGTCAGCATGTTCGTCTTCATCGTCATGGCCCTGCCCTCCTCCGGTGCCACCGTCCCCCTGGAGGCCCTGCCGGCCTTCTACCGCTGGCTCGCGGTGTTCGAGCCGATGCGACAGCTCAGCGGCGGCGTCCGCTCGATCCTCTACTTCGACGCCCGAGCCGACGCCGGACTCACCCGTGCCTGGCTGATGATCGCCCTCGGCATCGCGGTCGCCGTCCTCCTGGGCTGGGCCGCCACCACCTACTACGACCGCAAGGGCCTGCGCCGAATGGTCCCCACCTCGACCCCCTGACGAGGCAGGCTCTGACAGCTCGCCGTCAGAGGGCCACTGGGCACGGGCCGACCGCGCCAACGCGGAAGCGGGCTAGAACAAGTTGGCGAGGTCGTTGGAGATGCTCCAGGCCTGGTGGGCGGGGCCGGCGGCGATTTCGGGGTCGGCCTTGGCGGCGGCTTCGGCGCCGGCCTGATCGGCGTAGAGGTTGACCCGGTCGCAGAACCGCACGCGCACGGAGCCCCCGGTCCCGGGAGCCAGAGTGAACCAGGCGTTCGGGTGGGAGGAGTTCTCGATCCCGGTGGGTGTGACGGTGAGGGTGATCCGCTCCCCGGTGGCGGGGCACGTAGTCGTGACCGGGGAGCGGTTCTTGAAGATGATCGGGAACATGAGGGCGTCGGCCATGCACCACTGGTGGAAGAGGGTGCCGTCGATCTCCGCGGTGTGCCGGGAGTTGTTGATGAGGGACATGCCGGCGCCGACGATGTTGCCGCGTCCGTCCATCTCCAGGTCGTACTTCCGATCGCGGAAGTACTGGACCATGCCGATGCCGCGGGCGCGTTCGGCGTCGGGGAGCATCTTGTCGGCGGTCTCGATGGGCAGTGGCCCGTGGTTCTTCAGATGGAGGACGATCTTCGCGCCCTCCCGGATCAGCTCCTGCCCCTGAGGGGCGGACCACTTCGCGAAGAGGGCCTCGATGAGGCCGGGCATCGTCGCATTTTCTACGGTCACAATCGTCTCCATCCGGGTGCGGGCCGTACGAGCAGACCGAGGGCCGGCCGGTCGGTTGGCCCCGGCGTCGCAGGGCCGGACGGCACAGCCGTCGTCGTGGGGTCAGCGCATCACGAAGCCGGCCGGGTGTGCCGTCAGCCGGGCCGAGGCCCGCCGAGGTTCACGCGGGCAGCAGACCCCATGCCCAGGTCCAGGTGGAAGCGGGGACCGGCGAACCCCGGCACAGGATGCAACCCGCGGCAGAGCGCCTGGGGCAACGGTCTCCCACGGACCACATGGTGCCCGCGGTCACCGGCCGGACAACCGGAGGTCCCGCGCGTGCCGGGCCCGCGGCTCTCGCCGACCCGGGCGTAGAGGTCGCGCCAAGGTCCTCGGATCTGGACCGACAGCCACCCGCCGACTCTGGTCGTCGGGCCCGCGGGGGTCGGGAAGACGGCCCTCGTGCTGCACTGGCCCACCACGGCCGTGCCGCCTTTCCCGACGGGCTGCTCTACGCCGATCTGCGCGGGTTCGGCGACACGGGCGAGCCCGCCCTCGTCGAGGTGCCGCGCGAGTTCCTGCCGGCGCTCGGTGTGCCCCACGGCCGGATTCCGGAGTCGGCGCACGGCGCGGCCGCGCTGTTCCGGTCGC
Protein-coding sequences here:
- a CDS encoding class I SAM-dependent methyltransferase; translated protein: MPEVPEKFNTAMTTWQEWQDAPWGRLRYAIAEANLARHLDGLGGGPLRILDVAGGDGGDAMRLASRGHHVTIVDYAPAMLAAATERASAAGLTELITCVRADVTALPADLADGEFDVVLCHNLLQYVDDVPGTLATVLAPLKRGGLFSVMAINRHSAALNVAVREMDPAAALAALGTDRLRTQMFDSTLTLHTAEEIIPLLQSLGCLDVRHYGIRSFCDYITDDARKYDPAFYADLEQLELAASARPPYMHTARLFQLTAWNGTHEARP
- a CDS encoding MerR family transcriptional regulator, with the translated sequence MKIGELATATGTSVRLLRYYEEQGLLGSDRLDSGHRRYDESAPAVVRRIRALLDAGLPTRVIRDLQPCIRQDGTVAACKLETLQEHLQGLDDRIAALSETRSSLAGVISATQAHEPSLV
- a CDS encoding putative quinol monooxygenase → MTNTDRPIALYGFLRPRPEHADEVRNILSSFVEPTRQEPGNLQYHLHEQEDGRFFLYEVWHSQEDLDRHNETPPLRAFLENLSTFLEAAPEGYFDTMLSPYPEPEPAART
- a CDS encoding LysR family transcriptional regulator yields the protein MAPDTVSLRYFLVLAKELNFTCAAARIGIAQPALSARMRRLEAELGTALLVRSTRSVVLTTAGAALAESAPPALAALDRAWDTARRAAAGELGTLRIGYSLSAGAETAPALVDRLIRGNSGLEVGAVPMATPDISPAVADGRIDAGITRGEQPGRGVRRYLLRRMRVGVQLAQHHPLAEHPEIEIADAAAYPLRLPDRAANPVIHDQLASVFRDIRPQPRFHTPAVSLDLSQRDLRDGVTLAPAGETAITVQPAGLTWRPLRGAPGMTIHLVLPREQSPLHRRLRAVAKTLAHELHWLPD
- a CDS encoding DUF1330 domain-containing protein, with translation MAKGYWVSVYPAISDPEGLTAYDKLAGPAVQAGGGRVISRIPSHGGRVVAHEAGITERVVLIEFDSFEQAVAAYESEAYQKALVALPDGVERDFRIIEGMD
- a CDS encoding virginiamycin B lyase family protein, which translates into the protein MGAIPASAVVTMHSVPPGRAQGIAAGPGGNVWFTQPLGGQIRRVTPAGVATEDDVPAGNSTPVKIAAGADRNLWFTHFSANPRFGSRRSAPCARAGDGCSATTWPPPVSPCLR
- a CDS encoding ricin-type beta-trefoil lectin domain protein, which translates into the protein MAIALRKTLALTTLALTASFLPAAGAQAAAPAAPALRAPALYCLANAWNTPNISTKPCDPKDQGQHWTLAGHQIYLTNAPAYCLANTWNASDVSVKPCDPKDQGQYWNVSGQQIALNFAPAYCFANAWGTPNVSTKPCDVKDQGQRWVIFKDQISLAAA
- a CDS encoding YhgE/Pip domain-containing protein; protein product: MTEPDSDRVRVSAGRVLRNPHIWKFPTILVSLVIVGLSLLYMGGIANPNGHLRDVPIGLVNADRGVDVAGKHQNLGASITEGIADPRAAVPQASWRLLDADTAREQMESGKLYGTLVVPDGFTAAVLGLRTASGSDPARPTLVVLTNPGVGSLASSFASTIAQGAAHGASAQVGKDLTAAAAAEPRGSATAAEQLLLSDPLHVEVRPGHPLGAHSGLGLTAFYYSLLLVMAGFLGGNIISNGVDVALGYADGEIGPWHSRRPTVPIDRRRTLLVKSAMSVALAAVTSTLIMLTCVTVIGMDASHLWLLWVFSFATSATVGLGVQAINATFGSIGQLVSMFVFIVMALPSSGATVPLEALPAFYRWLAVFEPMRQLSGGVRSILYFDARADAGLTRAWLMIALGIAVAVLLGWAATTYYDRKGLRRMVPTSTP
- the merB gene encoding organomercurial lyase, producing the protein MTVENATMPGLIEALFAKWSAPQGQELIREGAKIVLHLKNHGPLPIETADKMLPDAERARGIGMVQYFRDRKYDLEMDGRGNIVGAGMSLINNSRHTAEIDGTLFHQWCMADALMFPIIFKNRSPVTTTCPATGERITLTVTPTGIENSSHPNAWFTLAPGTGGSVRVRFCDRVNLYADQAGAEAAAKADPEIAAGPAHQAWSISNDLANLF